The following coding sequences are from one Rutidosis leptorrhynchoides isolate AG116_Rl617_1_P2 chromosome 11, CSIRO_AGI_Rlap_v1, whole genome shotgun sequence window:
- the LOC139875713 gene encoding lysM domain receptor-like kinase 4: MMIYIVFLIFTSLINSNHAQAFYDATSCREGGNTLGTRYTCTNTTLTRSSCQTFLIFRANNQFTTISSISSLFRLPLHTLLELNHIDSPSEILLVDREIFVPITCSCLGAFYQTRINYTTNENTTFSDIACGVFEGLVKKITLVEENSNQEVIKVGFNLNLPLKCACPNNDYKYLVTYPLVSGDSINKVSTKFGISKDDILEFNNLHLDTTVYPETTILVPLKSNPMINLDVPNFQPPTPGFLSTNPVDKHAKAMKLKMVYIIVSIVSSTLILVILVVTGLYLNALNRCKRDIFVIPSTHRSSFTSFSTPQVGSPRSRLSPTNKSSASSCLSPDLLASIKYSLYNFTIEEIKTFTRDFNKDCKVSDNTYKGLFDDHLVLIKEIEFSEIRHVIDLHSKINHVNILKLLGVCYNESSWSYLVLQHPSSGSLRDCLTNSSSLTWHRRTQIAFDVAMGLHYLHYCIVPPYIQTGLCSGNIFVTSKWRAKLAVLSRNPYPGINGSSSFEYESFDALKTLEKEDILEFGMVLLEILSGKVKIESTLLRESIGFLGGEGSEGGCFENLKSFMDPCLKEDYPLAEALCLGVLAKACVENDPLHRPSMEDILKVLARMV; this comes from the coding sequence ATGATGATTTATATCGTGTTTTTGATATTCACGAGCTTGATCAACTCGAATCATGCTCAAGCATTCTACGATGCTACATCGTGTAGAGAAGGTGGTAATACTCTAGGCACAAGGTACACTTGCACAAACACAACATTAACAAGAAGTTCATGCCAAACTTTTTTGATTTTCCGAGcaaataatcaattcacaactattTCTTCAATATCATCCTTGTTTAGATTACCACTCCACACTTTGCTTGAACTAAACCACATTGATTCACCTTCAGAAATTCTGTTAGTAGATAGAGAAATTTTTGTTcccattacttgttcttgtttaggtGCATTTTACCAAACTAGAATAAACTATACGACCAATGAAAATACGACGTTTTCAGATATAGCTTGTGGGGTGTTTGAAGGATTAGTGAAGAAGATAACTTTAGTCGAGGAAAATTCGAATCAAGAAGTGATTAAGGTTGGTTTTAATCTAAATTTGCCTTTAAAATGTGCGTGTCCTAATAATGACTATAAATATTTGGTCACATATCCTTTAGTTTCAGGGGATTCTATCAACAAAGTAAGTACTAAATTTGGTATTTCTaaagatgatattttggaatttaacAATTTACATCTTGATACAACTGTTTATCCTGAAACAACTATTTTGGTACCATTGAAGTCTAACCCCATGATTAATCTTGATGTCCCAAATTTTCAACCGCCAACTCCTGGTTTTCTTTCGACAAATCCAGTCGATAAACATGCCAAAGCAATGAAACTCAAGATGGTATACATTATTGTATCGATTGTTAGTTCTACTCTTATTCTAGTTATACTAGTTGTGACTGGTTTGTATCTAAACGCGTTAAATAGATGCAAACGCGACATTTTTGTCATACCATCAACTCATAGAAGCTCTTTTACTTCGTTCTCAACACCACAAGTTGGCTCTCCCCGTTCAAGGCTGAGTCCTACCAATAAAAGCTCTGCAAGCTCGTGTTTGTCGCCTGATCTTCTTGCTAGTATAAAATACTCTTTGTACAATTTCACAATTGAGGAAATTAAAACCTTCACAAGGGATTTTAATAAAGATTGTAAAGTGAGTGACAATACTTATAAAGGGTTATTTGATGATCATCTAGTACTAATCAAAGAGATTGAATTCTCTGAAATTCGCCATGTTATTGATCTCCATTCGAAAATTAATCATGTCAACATTTTGAAGTTGCTTGGGGTATGTTACAATGAGTCTTCATGGTCATATCTTGTGTTACAACATCCTTCAAGTGGGAGTTTAAGGGATTGTTTGACTAACTCCTCGAGTTTGACTTGGCATCGAAGAACTCAAATCGCGTTTGATGTTGCAATGGGGTTGCACTACTTGCATTATTGTATTGTCCCTCCCTATATACAGACAGGGCTATGCAGTGGAAATATTTTCGTGACGTCAAAGTGGAGGGCTAAACTAGCAGTTTTGTCACGAAATCCATATCCCGGGATCAATGGATCATCATCTTTCGAGTATGAGAGCTTTGATGCGCTCAAGACGTTAGAGAAGGAGGATATATTAGAATTTGGAATGGTTCTGCTCGAGATATTATCGGGGAAAGTGAAGATTGAAAGTACATTGTTACGAGAATCGATTGGCTTTTTAGGAGGGGAGGGAAGCGAAGGAGGTTGTTTTGAGAATTTGAAGAGCTTTATGGACCCTTGTTTGAAGGAGGATTACCCTTTAGCAGAGGCATTGTGTTTGGGAGTATTGGCTAAAGCTTGTGTGGAAAATGATCCATTGCATAGACCATCTATGGAGGACATACTTAAAGTTCTTGCTAGAATGGTGTGA